GCTGTCGATTAACCGCGGCTTCCGCGAAGCCGGCCTGGCGCTGGGCCTCTCCAGCCGCGAAACGCTGCGCTACGTGATTATGCCGCTGGCGCTGCGCCGTATGCTGCCGCCGCTGGGCAACCAGTGGATCGTCAGCATCAAAGATACCTCGCTGTTTATCGTGATCGGCGTGGCTGAACTGACCCGTCAGGGGCAGGAAATTATTGCCGGTAACTTCCGTGCGCTGGAGATCTGGAGCGCCGTTGCCGTCATCTATCTGATTATTACGCTGGTGCTGAGCTTTGTTCTGCGTCGCCTTGAGAGAAGGATGAAAATCCTGTGATTGAATTTAAAAACGTATCCAAGCACTTCGGTCAGACCCAGGTGCTGCACGACATCGACCTGAAAATCAATCAGGGTGAAGTGGTGGTGATTATCGGCCCGAGCGGCTCCGGTAAATCGACCCTGCTGCGCTGCATCAACAAGCTGGAAGAGATCACCAGCGGCGAGCTGATCGTCGACGGCCTGAAGGTTAACGACCCGAAAGTGGATGACCGCCTGATCCGTCAGGAAGCCGGCATGGTGTTCCAGCAGTTCCACCTGTTCCCGCAGATGAGCGCGCTGGACAACGTCGCCTTTGGCCCGATCCGCGTACGCGGTGCGAAGAAAGAAGACGCACAGCGCCTGGCGCGCGAGCTGCTGGGTAAAGTAGGCCTGGCCGAACGCGCCAACCACTTCCCGTCCGAGCTCTCCGGTGGCCAGCAGCAGCGCGTGGCGATTGCCCGTGCGCTGGCGGTTAAACCGAAGATGATGCTGTTTGATGAGCCGACCTCCGCGCTCGACCCGGAACTCCGTCATGAAGTGTTGAAAGTGATGCAGGACCTGGCCGAAGAGGGCATGACCATGGTGATCGTGACCCATGAAGTCGGCTTCGCGCAGAAGGTGGCCTCACGGCTGATCTTTATCGATAAAGGCCGGATTGCCGAAGACGGTAACCCGGACGAGCTGATCACTAACCCGCCAAGCGCACGCCTGCGCGAGTTCCTGCAGCACGTTTCTTAATCCTGCACTCCCGGGGCAGCATCCGCCTGCCCCGTTTTATTTACCTGCCGACCTTATCTGTCACCCTGCTTTCTGTTCGTTCTCATTCTGTCCATGCTGCCTTCTGTCGCTCTCATTCTTTCCTCCCTGCTTCTCTCATTCTGTCTATACTGCTTTCTTTGTGCTCTCTTTCAGTCCGCCCTGCTTTCTGTACAGTACCCTTCTGCCCTTCCGTCCACTCACGCCGTCTATACTGTTCTGTTGTCGCCGTCGGACTTCAGGAGAACCGGATGTCAGGAATTACGCCATCGCTTCGCGCGCTGCTGCAATCAATGCTGTTACTGTTACTGCTCGCCAGCCCGTTTACCCATGCCGTTACCCTGCCCGCCGCCGCCGTGGCGGCTTCGCAAAGCACGCAACCTGCGGCCGCCAGCGAGAACGCACCGGACATCGCGGACAAAAAAGCCGCCTATGCCGCGCTGGCCAATATTCTGGAAAACGACAGCGCCAGAAAAGAGCTGATCGACCAGCTGCGCAGCGCCTCTGTTACCCCACCGGTTAACAACGAGCCGGTGCTGACGCCGCCGCAGGAGGCGGAGGATAAAACGGTGCTGCAGGGCGTTACCGACGTCAGCCGTCACTTCGGCGGCGAGTTTGCCGCCCGGCTGCAGGCGCTGCACCACAATATTACCAACGCGCCGCACAAGCCGTTTAACCAGGCCACCTTCTTCAACGCGGTCAGCCACTTTGCCATGCTGGCGGCGGCGCTGTTCGCCTTCTACTGGCTGATACGCCTGGCCGTGACGCCGCTCTATCGCCGCATGGGCGACTGGGGGCACAGGAAAAACAGCGCGCGCAACAACTGGCTGCAGCTGCCGGCGATGATTGCCGGCGCGTTCGTGATCGACCTGCTGCTGCTGGCGCTGGCGCTGTTTACAGGCCAGATCCTCATCGACAATATGAACGGCGGCAGCCGCACCATCGCCTACCAGCAGGGGTTATTCCTCAACGCCTTTGCCCTGATCGAGTTCTTCAAGGCGGTGCTGCGGCTGCTGTTCTGCCCGCGCTACCCGCAGCTGCGCTTCTTCCACCTTGCGGATAACCGCGCCCACTACTGGAATACCCGCCTGAGCTGGCTGAGCGGGCTGATCGGTTACGGCCTGCTGGTGATCGTGCCGATCGTCTCGAACCAGGTGAACGTGCAGATCGGCGCGCTGACCAACGTGGTGATTATGGGGCTGATTACCGTCTGGGCGCTGTACCTGATTTTCCACAACCGGCTGAATATCCGCCACGAACTGCACCGGCTGGCCGACCGTTCGCTGGCCTTCTTTGGCCTGTTTATTCGCGCCTTTGCCCTGGTGTGGCACTGGCTGGCCAGCGCCTACTTTATCGCGCTGTTCTTTATGTCGCTGTTTAACCCCGGCGACAGCCTGCAGTTTATGATGTCGGCCACCGTGCGTTCGCTGGCGATTGTCGCCATCGGCGCGCTGGTCTCCGGCATGCTGACCCGCTGGATCAACAAGACCATCATCCTCTCGCCGGAGACGCAGCGCAGCTACCCGGCGCTGCAGCAGCGCATCAACGGCTGGGTCTCGGCACTGCTCAAGCTGGCCCGCATCGTCAGCGTGTTTGCGGTAACGCTGATGCTGCTCAGCGCCTGGCACCTGTTTGACCTGTGGCACTGGCTGACGGTGGGGGCCGGCGAAAAGGTGGTGGACGTGCTGATCCGCATCGTGGTGATCCTGTTCTTCTCGGCGGTCGGCTGGACCCTGCTGGCCAGCCTGATCGAGAGCCGGCTGGCCTCTGACTCGCACGGCCGGCAGATGCCGAGCGCGCGCACCCGCACCCTGCTGACGCTGTTCCGTAACGCGCTGGCGGTGGTGATCAGCACCATCACCATTATGATCCTGCTCTCTGAACTGGGGGTAAACATCGCGCCGCTGCTGGCCGGTGCCGGCGCGCTCGGCCTCGCCATCTCCTTCGGTTCACAGACGCTGGTGAAGGATATTATTACCGGGGTGTTTATTCAGTTTGAAAACGGCATGAACACCGGCGACCTGGTGACCATCGGCGCGATTACCGGCACCGTGGAGCGCATGTCGATCCGCTCGGTCGGCGTGCGTCAGGACACCGGGGCCTACCACATCATTCCGTGGTCCTCGATCACCACCTTCGCAAACTTCGTGCGCGGCATCGGCTCGTTTGTCGCCAACTACGACGTCGACCGTCAGCAGGACAGCGAACAGGTTAACGCCACGCTGCAGGCGGCGGTGCAGGAGCTGCTGGAGGATAACGCGATTCGCAGCCTGGTGATCGGCGAGCCGTCGTTTGCCGGACTGGTGGGGCTGAGCAACCAGGCGTTTACCGTACGCGTGTCGTTCACCACCCAGCCGCTGAAGCAGTGGACGGTGCGCTTTGCGCTGGACGCGATGGTGAAAAAACACTTTGACGCGGCGGGCATCAAAGCACCGTATCAGACGGTGCAGGTGATGCAGAGCGGAGTGGACGTGGCCGGTGCCGCCGGCGTACAGGCGCTGGCGGCACCTGTCCCTTAAGCGGGGGACTTGCCCAGCAGGCGGGAGCGCTGCGGCTGTTCCATAAAGCTCCAGGCGATAAAGCGGCTCTGCTTCTGCCCCTGGGCCATATCGATGGTACGCACAGCGGCGACCTCCGCCTCCTCCAGCGCCCGCCACAGCGCCGGCAGGTTCTCTTTGCGCGACACCAGCGAGGTGAACCACACGCACTGGCGTGCAACGCCGGCGCTCTCTTCGATCATCCGGGTGATAAAGGCCACTTCGCCGCCCTCACACCACAGCTCGTCCTGCTGGCCGCCAAAGTTCAGCGGCGCGCTGCGGTCAAGGCCGAGGTTGCGCAGCTTACGCTGGCTGCCCGCGCGCGCGTCGGCGGCGGAGGCGTGGAACGGCGGGTTGCAGAGAACGGCCTGATACAAATCATTTTTGTGAATCACGCCGCTAAAAATGGCGTTAGCCTCTTTCTGCCGGCGCAGGCGGATGGCGCGGTTCAGCCCCGGATTGCCGCTGATAATCGCGTTCGCCGAGGCCATCGCCTGTTCGCTGACTTCGCTGCCGGTGAATCGCCAGCGGTACTCGGCATGGCCGATCAGCGGATAGATCAGGTTGGCACCGCAGCCGACGTCCAGCACGTTGATCTCACGCGGCACCACGCGGCGGTTATCTTCGGCCAGCAGATCGGCCAGGTGATGGATATAGTCGGCACGGCCGGGGACCGGCGGGCAGAGGAAGCCGTCCGGAATATCCCAGTGGTCGATCTGATAAAAGTGCCGCAGCAGCGCCTGGTTGAGGGTTTTCACCGCCAGCGGATTAGCGAAGTCGATCGACTCGCTGCCCCAGTTATTCACGGCAACAAACGCCGCCAGCGGCGGGTGGCTGGCGATCAGCGCAGCAAAATCATAGCGGCCGCGGTGGCGGTTACGCGGGTGGAGAAGGTCTTTCTCGGCAGGGGTTTTCATCAGTCACTCTCTTATCAGCAGGCGCGTAAGATACCTGCTGGAGTATTAATCGTAAACCACTAGCGCAGGATTTCCCGCGGTTTGCTTCACGCCATGCTGAACGCAGGCAAAAAAAAGGGCCCTACGGCCCTGATGTTCAGAACAGGCGATTATTTCGCCATCGCTTTCATCGCCGCAAGATCGGCCAGTGAGGTGAATTCACAGCTCAGCAGCGTTTTACCCGGAATGCCCTGCGCTTCACGGGCGGTGATCGCCACCCGGCCGGTTTCCGGCGAAGGCTGGTCGGCATCGTCTAATACGCGAATATAGCTTTTGGTGGCCACGATCATCGGGTTCGGCGCTTCAGCGGTTAACTGATACGCTTTTGCCAGTTCATCGGCTTTCTGCCCTTCAACCAGCACGCCGTAGGTGGTGCCAGCCAGCACGAAGGCTTTGGCGCTGAAGCCGTCTTTAACCACCGCTTCGGCCAGCGGATAAACCGCCATCATCCCCACCAGCTCATATTTTGAGACTTTTTCTGCTTCATTGTACAGCGCGGTGGCCGCTTTAGTGGTGTAGGCTGGCTGGCATAACGCCGCATCAAAAAACGCGCTGTTATCCGCCGCGCTGGCCAGTGCGCTGGCAAACAGCGTGGTGGCAGAAATCAGTACCGTTGCTGAGGTAAAACGTGCAAATTTTGACAACATGAAAAGCTCCATCAAATTTAAATCCATTGAAATAAGAATGACATATCGCTACAAATAGCGGCATTACTGTACAACAAGTTTCAAATTATTTCTTTATATTAATAAATTTGACTTATGTAATGTATGATCGCAACGAACCTCAAGGAGCCTGCTTTGACGACCCGCTACTCATATCAACCGGCACGCGGCCACGGCCTGCCGCACGACCCGCTGAACGCCATTATCGGGCCACGGCCGATCGGCTGGATCAGCTCGCAGAACGCCGCCGGCCAGCGTAACCTGGCACCCTACAGCTTTTTTAACTGCTTTAACTACCATCCGCCGATCATCGGCTTTGCCAGCAGCGGCTGGAAGGACAGCGTGGCCAACATCGTGGAAACCGGGGAATTTGTCTGGAACCTGGCGACCCGCACGCTGGCGGTGCCGATGAATGAGAGCTCGGCATCGCTGCCGCGTGGCGAGGATGAGTTCGCCTTTGCCGGCCTGACGCCGCTGCCTGCCAGCCTGATTAACGTCAGCATGGTGGCAGAAAGCCCGGTCAACTTTGAGTGTCGTCTGACCCAGTGCATTCAGCTGCAGTCGGCGGACGGCGAAAAGCTGCCCAGCTGGCTGGTGCTGGGTGAAGCGGTGGCGATCCATATCGACGAGGCGCTGCTGGAAAACGGCATCTACCAGACCGCGAAGGCGGAGCCGATTCTGCGCGCCGGTGGGCCGAGCGCCTACTACGGCATCAGTGAGGATCTGCGTTTCGATATGACGCGGCCGGACGCGCGTAAAGCCTGAAGGGGGGCTGACGATAGCCCAGTAGTCTGCCGACCGCGCCTGCGCCTTTATTAGCCAGCAGCGTCGGCAACGGTTTTTTTGATATGCTAACCTTCTCCAAAACCCCCGATTATTGAGTGATTATGAAACGTATCGCGATTGACATGGATGAAGTGATTGCCGATTTTCATCCCAAGCTGGTCACCACCTGGAACAACCATTTCGCGCAGCAGCTCACCGCAGACGAGCTCAACCTGTTCGATCTGCAGCAGAAGGATCCGCACAAGCTGTCAGAGATTTTTGCGCTGGCCAGCGATCCGGAGTTTTTTGGCGACCTGGCGGTGATTGCCGACAGCCAGCGGGTGATTGCCCGACTCAGCCAGCACTACGACATTTTTATCACGACCGCCGCGATGGAGCTACCCAGCTCGTTTAACGCCAAATTCCGCTGGCTGAATACCCATTTCCCGGATATCAAGCCGCGCAATATCGTGTTCTGCGGGGATAAAAGTATTATCAGGGCCGACTATATGATCGACGATAATGCGAAGAACTTCGTGAATTTCTGTGGTGAAGGGATCCTCTACTCCGCCGCGCATAACCGCCATGTGACCGGCTATCGCCGGGTGGAAAACTGGCAGGAGATCGAAACGCTGCTGCTATAAACGGCCTGCCTGCGGCTACGCCAACGCACAAGGTGCGGGGGTAGCCGCATTTGAGAAAGCATCCTGCCATAGGCTGGGTGCCTTGCGTCAGCGCTGCTCTGGCGGATTTTTACCTGAAGGTGACTGCACCGCGCCCTGCTGGCTACCCGTCTTCCGCCAGCACGGCGCTGGCGGAACCTTACCTGAAGGTGACTGCACCGAATCCTGCCGGCTACCCGCCTTCCGCCAGCACGGCGCTGGCGGCTTGCTGCCGGTAAGGTCAGCGCGCAGCTTCTTCCAGATAGCCCTCAATCAGGCCCTGTAGCAGCGGCTGTAGCTGGCGCTGTTTATCCTCGCGCCAGCCAAACGGCGGCTGCTCATCCATATAATTGACCTGTGCCAGCTCCAGCTGCACCGCCTGCTGGCGATTTTCCGGCTGACCGTAGGCGCGGGTAATATAGCCACCCTTAAACCGCCCGTTCAGCACCCAGCTAAACTGCGACTGCTGCTGGCAGATGCCGGTCAGCCGATCGGCGATGGCCTGGCTGCAGCTGGCACCGTCATTGGTGCCGAGGTTGATATCCGGCAGCTGGCCGTCAAACAGCCGCGGGATAACCGAGGCAATCGAATGGGCGTCAAACAGCAGCACGTAGCCGAAGCGCTGTTTCAGCCGGGCCAGCTCCTGAGCCAGCTGGTCATGGTACGGCTGCCAGATCTGCCGCAGGTCACGCTGACGAATGGCCTCATCGGGAGCCTGGCCGGTGCGGAAGGTCGGGCTGCCGTCAAACAGCGTCTCCGGGAACAGCCCGGTGGTGGCCGTGGTGTACAGCGCCTGGTTATCCGCCGGGCGGTTCACATCCACCACAAAGCGCGAGTAGTTGCCGACCAGCACGCTGGCACCGAGCGACTGCACAAATTCGTACAGCCGTGGAATATGCCAGTCGGTGTCGGGCAGCAGCCGCGCGGCGTCGGTCAGGCCGGCCTCAACTTCGGGGGTCAGTGCGGTGCCGGCGTGGGGAATACTGACCAGCAGCGGCAGCGTGCCGGAACTAAATTCAAATGGTTTCATCGTTCCTCTCCTCGGAAAATAACCCGGCAGGGCAGTTGCCCGCCCAGCCAGTAGATTAGCTCCGCCGGGCGTGCCAGCGGCCAGTGGACAAAATCAGCCCGTTTGCCTGCCTCAAGCGAGCCAAGCTGGTCGGCCAGCCCCAGCGCGCGTGCGCCGTTCAGCGTCACCCCCGCCAGCGCCTCTTCCGGCGTCATGCCGAACAGCGTGCAGCCCATATTCAGCATCAGCCGCAGCGACAGCGCCGGTGATGTCCCCGGATTGGCATCACTGGCCAGCGCCATCGGCACCCGGTAACGGCGGAACAGCGCCACCGGCGGCAGCTGGGTTTCACGCAGGAGATAGAACGCGCCGGGCAGCAGCACTGCCACGGTGCCGCTCTGGGCCATCGCGGCCACGTCCTGCTCGCTGGCATACTCCAGATGGTCGGCCGACAGCGCACCAAAGCTGGCCGCAAGCCGGCTGCCGCCCAGCGCGGAGAGCTGTTCGGCGTGGAGTTTTACCGGCAGGCCCAGCTGCTGTGCCGCCCGGAACACGCGCGCGACCTGCTCGGGTGAAAACGCCAGATGTTCGCAGAAGGCATCAACCGCATCCGCCAG
This portion of the Erwinia sp. E602 genome encodes:
- a CDS encoding 5'-3'-deoxyribonucleotidase, whose amino-acid sequence is MKRIAIDMDEVIADFHPKLVTTWNNHFAQQLTADELNLFDLQQKDPHKLSEIFALASDPEFFGDLAVIADSQRVIARLSQHYDIFITTAAMELPSSFNAKFRWLNTHFPDIKPRNIVFCGDKSIIRADYMIDDNAKNFVNFCGEGILYSAAHNRHVTGYRRVENWQEIETLLL
- the ybiO gene encoding mechanosensitive channel protein; this encodes MSGITPSLRALLQSMLLLLLLASPFTHAVTLPAAAVAASQSTQPAAASENAPDIADKKAAYAALANILENDSARKELIDQLRSASVTPPVNNEPVLTPPQEAEDKTVLQGVTDVSRHFGGEFAARLQALHHNITNAPHKPFNQATFFNAVSHFAMLAAALFAFYWLIRLAVTPLYRRMGDWGHRKNSARNNWLQLPAMIAGAFVIDLLLLALALFTGQILIDNMNGGSRTIAYQQGLFLNAFALIEFFKAVLRLLFCPRYPQLRFFHLADNRAHYWNTRLSWLSGLIGYGLLVIVPIVSNQVNVQIGALTNVVIMGLITVWALYLIFHNRLNIRHELHRLADRSLAFFGLFIRAFALVWHWLASAYFIALFFMSLFNPGDSLQFMMSATVRSLAIVAIGALVSGMLTRWINKTIILSPETQRSYPALQQRINGWVSALLKLARIVSVFAVTLMLLSAWHLFDLWHWLTVGAGEKVVDVLIRIVVILFFSAVGWTLLASLIESRLASDSHGRQMPSARTRTLLTLFRNALAVVISTITIMILLSELGVNIAPLLAGAGALGLAISFGSQTLVKDIITGVFIQFENGMNTGDLVTIGAITGTVERMSIRSVGVRQDTGAYHIIPWSSITTFANFVRGIGSFVANYDVDRQQDSEQVNATLQAAVQELLEDNAIRSLVIGEPSFAGLVGLSNQAFTVRVSFTTQPLKQWTVRFALDAMVKKHFDAAGIKAPYQTVQVMQSGVDVAGAAGVQALAAPVP
- a CDS encoding flavin reductase family protein, which gives rise to MIATNLKEPALTTRYSYQPARGHGLPHDPLNAIIGPRPIGWISSQNAAGQRNLAPYSFFNCFNYHPPIIGFASSGWKDSVANIVETGEFVWNLATRTLAVPMNESSASLPRGEDEFAFAGLTPLPASLINVSMVAESPVNFECRLTQCIQLQSADGEKLPSWLVLGEAVAIHIDEALLENGIYQTAKAEPILRAGGPSAYYGISEDLRFDMTRPDARKA
- the glnQ gene encoding glutamine ABC transporter ATP-binding protein GlnQ, whose product is MIEFKNVSKHFGQTQVLHDIDLKINQGEVVVIIGPSGSGKSTLLRCINKLEEITSGELIVDGLKVNDPKVDDRLIRQEAGMVFQQFHLFPQMSALDNVAFGPIRVRGAKKEDAQRLARELLGKVGLAERANHFPSELSGGQQQRVAIARALAVKPKMMLFDEPTSALDPELRHEVLKVMQDLAEEGMTMVIVTHEVGFAQKVASRLIFIDKGRIAEDGNPDELITNPPSARLREFLQHVS
- the hutG gene encoding N-formylglutamate deformylase codes for the protein MKPFEFSSGTLPLLVSIPHAGTALTPEVEAGLTDAARLLPDTDWHIPRLYEFVQSLGASVLVGNYSRFVVDVNRPADNQALYTTATTGLFPETLFDGSPTFRTGQAPDEAIRQRDLRQIWQPYHDQLAQELARLKQRFGYVLLFDAHSIASVIPRLFDGQLPDINLGTNDGASCSQAIADRLTGICQQQSQFSWVLNGRFKGGYITRAYGQPENRQQAVQLELAQVNYMDEQPPFGWREDKQRQLQPLLQGLIEGYLEEAAR
- the rlmF gene encoding 23S rRNA (adenine(1618)-N(6))-methyltransferase RlmF, with product MKTPAEKDLLHPRNRHRGRYDFAALIASHPPLAAFVAVNNWGSESIDFANPLAVKTLNQALLRHFYQIDHWDIPDGFLCPPVPGRADYIHHLADLLAEDNRRVVPREINVLDVGCGANLIYPLIGHAEYRWRFTGSEVSEQAMASANAIISGNPGLNRAIRLRRQKEANAIFSGVIHKNDLYQAVLCNPPFHASAADARAGSQRKLRNLGLDRSAPLNFGGQQDELWCEGGEVAFITRMIEESAGVARQCVWFTSLVSRKENLPALWRALEEAEVAAVRTIDMAQGQKQSRFIAWSFMEQPQRSRLLGKSPA